GTAATATAGATCAATTTAAAGACGTTCTAGAACAGGGTATCTGTACACAGGAAATACTCCATGGCCGTGGCCACAATGGCTCTAATATCGTATGTGGAGTAGTGCATGAAGATTTGAATATGATCTCTGGTGAAAATTATAAAAGGTACCCACGTGGAGCTCAGTTGGGCATTGCAGCAGCTGAGGAGGCTTATAAGATGGCCAACTTACCTAATGATGATTTTGCACGTGTTGCCGTCATCATGGGTACATCCGGTGGAGGAATTTTAGAAGTGGAAAAGTTCTCTAACCATGGCAATAACCTTAAAAAAGTACCTATTCAATATGTTCCAATAGGAGATCCACATACATTATCTTCTGGAATTACGAAGCATCTTGGAATAAATGGACAGGCTTATACCCTATCTACTGGTTGTACGGCAAGCTTAGATGCAATGATTATGGGCAAATTATTCTTAGAAGCTGGATATGCTGATATATGTATCGTTGGCGGCTCAGATGCTCTTTTAGGGGATTGGATTACCTATGGATTTTTAAAAACGGGTGCGATAACTGAAAATACGGAGATAGAAGAAACCGGGGTACCCTTTTCCACCTCTCATAAGGGTTTTGTTAAATCAGAGGGTTCTGCCGTCGTGATTATGGAAAGAAAGAAAGACGCAGATTCAAGAGGCGCTAAGATATGGGGGCAAGTTAGCGGCGGAGCTTCTAACAATGAAGCACGTTCAATATTAATGTCCGATACAACAGGAACGTTAATGACAGCTGCCTTAAAAAGAGCAATTGGCGATAGAATTCCCACCTATGTAAACAGTCAAGCGCTGGGATTAAAACAGAATGATATGATTGAGTACATTTCTCATTCGAATCTATTTGGACCATCCGTTCCTATTACTTCTATTAAGGGAATGACCGGCCATACCTTTGGT
This Neobacillus sp. YX16 DNA region includes the following protein-coding sequences:
- a CDS encoding beta-ketoacyl synthase N-terminal-like domain-containing protein: MDKIVITGYGVKAPGVSNIDQFKDVLEQGICTQEILHGRGHNGSNIVCGVVHEDLNMISGENYKRYPRGAQLGIAAAEEAYKMANLPNDDFARVAVIMGTSGGGILEVEKFSNHGNNLKKVPIQYVPIGDPHTLSSGITKHLGINGQAYTLSTGCTASLDAMIMGKLFLEAGYADICIVGGSDALLGDWITYGFLKTGAITENTEIEETGVPFSTSHKGFVKSEGSAVVIMERKKDADSRGAKIWGQVSGGASNNEARSILMSDTTGTLMTAALKRAIGDRIPTYVNSQALGLKQNDMIEYISHSNLFGPSVPITSIKGMTGHTFGSMGAIQVVSSLLSMEYGFIPPTIKTSGDGFKDLPIVTKTKYQTVDSVAITNHGVSGNNTCLLITKEN